Proteins encoded within one genomic window of Lactococcus garvieae:
- a CDS encoding pyridoxal phosphate-dependent aminotransferase, producing the protein MKKLSDFVSNIEESVTLAAAKRAKDLARQGRDIIDLTLGQPDFTTPDAIGQAAISSIETGKASFYTQASGLPELKEAVRNYWQNFYGYAPEDKEILVTSGAKFALYAFFQSVLDKGDEVIIPAPYWVSYVDQVKMSGGQPVIVPALQENDFKITVEQLAAAKTSKTKVLLLNSPSNPTGMIYSEAELTAIGNWAVENDLLILADDIYHRLVYNNSTFTALSSLSEEIRQHTLVINGVSKTFAMTGWRIGLAVGDSEIIAAMTKIAGQTTSNPSTVAQYAAIEAFNSDSDAVSKMRQAFEERLNTIYPLLNQIPGFEAIKPNGAFYLFPKVEEAMALKGFDKVTDFATALLEEAGVAVVTGEGFGSPSHIRLSYATDLESLKEAVNRMKKWMEKPHD; encoded by the coding sequence ATGAAAAAATTATCTGATTTTGTTTCAAACATTGAAGAATCTGTGACCTTAGCAGCTGCAAAGCGTGCCAAGGATCTTGCCCGTCAAGGACGAGATATTATTGATTTGACCTTAGGCCAACCTGACTTTACAACGCCTGACGCGATTGGTCAAGCAGCGATAAGCTCGATCGAGACAGGAAAGGCGAGCTTTTATACCCAAGCTTCTGGCTTACCGGAGCTAAAAGAAGCTGTACGAAATTATTGGCAAAACTTTTATGGCTATGCGCCTGAAGATAAGGAAATACTCGTAACCTCAGGTGCCAAGTTTGCGCTCTACGCTTTCTTCCAAAGTGTTTTAGATAAAGGCGACGAAGTGATTATTCCAGCACCTTACTGGGTGAGCTATGTGGATCAGGTCAAAATGTCAGGTGGGCAACCTGTTATCGTCCCAGCCTTGCAAGAAAATGACTTTAAAATCACAGTCGAACAGTTGGCAGCCGCAAAAACTTCGAAAACAAAGGTTCTCCTTTTAAATAGCCCCTCAAATCCCACAGGAATGATTTATTCCGAAGCAGAACTGACTGCGATTGGAAATTGGGCGGTGGAGAATGACCTTTTGATTCTGGCTGATGATATCTATCATCGCTTGGTTTATAATAATAGCACGTTTACAGCTCTTTCTTCCTTGTCGGAAGAGATTCGCCAACATACTCTTGTCATCAATGGGGTTTCCAAAACTTTTGCGATGACAGGCTGGCGGATAGGTCTCGCTGTGGGAGACAGTGAAATCATAGCAGCCATGACAAAAATTGCCGGACAGACCACCTCCAACCCCAGCACTGTCGCCCAGTATGCCGCGATTGAAGCCTTTAACTCTGACTCAGATGCTGTTTCCAAGATGCGTCAAGCTTTTGAAGAACGTCTGAATACGATTTATCCTCTCTTAAACCAGATTCCTGGCTTTGAAGCGATTAAGCCAAACGGTGCCTTCTATCTTTTCCCTAAGGTTGAAGAAGCAATGGCTCTTAAAGGCTTTGATAAGGTCACTGACTTTGCGACAGCCTTGCTTGAAGAAGCAGGCGTGGCAGTAGTTACAGGAGAAGGGTTTGGTTCTCCTTCACATATTAGACTGAGTTATGCGACAGATTTGGAAAGTCTAAAAGAAGCAGTAAACCGGATGAAAAAGTGGATGGAGAAGCCACATGATTGA
- a CDS encoding DUF5590 domain-containing protein: protein MRRKRMTLHSQIIIGILTVILAGFIAISLFIWRATSPYSTARRAAITIAKDKTDLKTPTAFDIATTDTTDYSLLGKTEQGKEIGVLIPEKGGNLTVVDMSEGVKAETVKSDNTRSIVLALYKNKPVWQVNSHDGFKLYDFKSGEELL, encoded by the coding sequence ATGAGAAGAAAACGAATGACTCTGCATTCACAGATTATTATAGGTATTTTAACCGTGATTTTGGCAGGATTTATTGCCATAAGCCTTTTTATCTGGAGAGCAACAAGCCCTTATAGCACTGCAAGACGTGCGGCAATAACGATTGCCAAAGATAAAACCGACCTGAAAACACCGACAGCTTTTGATATTGCAACGACAGATACGACAGACTACTCACTGCTTGGGAAAACAGAGCAGGGTAAAGAAATCGGGGTGCTCATACCTGAAAAAGGTGGGAACTTAACGGTTGTTGATATGTCAGAAGGTGTAAAAGCAGAAACAGTTAAAAGTGATAATACACGCTCGATTGTACTGGCCCTCTATAAAAACAAACCTGTGTGGCAAGTAAACAGTCATGATGGCTTTAAGCTGTATGACTTTAAGTCTGGTGAGGAGCTTCTGTAA
- a CDS encoding helicase C-terminal domain-containing protein yields MTRYAVVDLEATDAHSTQNKIIQIGIALVEDGELVDTYTTDVNPHESLLPRIANLTGLSDERLAKAPDFSEVADEVRKKLEGCIFVAHNARFDYSLLMKSLFPLGLDLDMARVDTVELARVLFPNFEKYGMEALSERLDLNHDQPHAALSDAIATAELLIQMQEKVRQLPRAVLEEIIRHSDSLLYETKEFLKEQLTYTPLQVKNLHLVHNIATRVLKIKQGKKPLANSFSKNIAHLGLKVRKNQEKIAEKIKEELSQTSPSFIEAPTGIGKTYAYLLPLLAEGREIVVSTPTKVLQNQMIHGVAPILKEKFGINFSKLLGTKNYISLEKFSRLLLSNTEGKNFEIFKMKILVWLTETLTGELDELSRVMTNEDYFAQIAHDGYVNNKHLHYEQDFWLKAQQTAQKSQVKVVNHAYLIERLADSPETFLENRVLVVDEAQQLFTILERANQKAVKISEQLETVDIESSHLNKRLLESLTFQLNNKKLDGKKIALDARELGLKDLAEVFEEPAENFIWRDGDMVYASSTDFYNFEKLVPEGTKTYMLGATLSLTEANPIFPELLGFKDYRFFKFDSHPAENQEIIIVSDGPHVKNTGVMPYAHYVADKISEVAELGPQVVVLFTSKVSLTFVAEQLSAAGWDVLAQDINGSPAQIKKKFDKGEGQILLGLSSFWEGVDFEKQDHLVLMIPRLPFATPDDILTKKYAKRFNNPFYDFNVPMATLKLQQALGRVNRRHNQYSQVVILDNRLAGKSYAKRMRKNLAQSAPIKILENGELVNKILEFLL; encoded by the coding sequence ATGACTCGATATGCTGTGGTGGATTTGGAAGCCACCGATGCGCACAGTACGCAGAATAAAATTATCCAAATTGGTATTGCGCTGGTCGAGGATGGAGAACTGGTAGATACATATACGACAGATGTTAATCCACATGAGTCACTTTTGCCCAGAATTGCTAACCTTACTGGACTGTCTGATGAGCGCTTGGCAAAGGCACCAGACTTTTCAGAAGTTGCAGATGAAGTACGTAAGAAGTTAGAAGGCTGTATTTTTGTTGCCCATAATGCACGATTTGATTACTCTTTATTGATGAAAAGCCTTTTCCCCCTCGGTTTGGATCTAGATATGGCTCGGGTGGATACTGTTGAGCTAGCGCGAGTGCTTTTCCCTAACTTTGAAAAATATGGGATGGAAGCTTTAAGTGAAAGACTTGATTTAAACCACGATCAGCCACACGCAGCTTTATCCGATGCCATTGCAACAGCGGAACTATTAATCCAGATGCAAGAAAAAGTTCGTCAACTTCCTCGCGCCGTACTCGAAGAAATTATTCGTCACTCGGACAGTTTGCTTTACGAGACAAAGGAATTCTTGAAAGAGCAGCTAACATATACACCGCTACAAGTCAAAAATCTCCACCTTGTCCATAATATTGCAACACGTGTGCTTAAAATCAAGCAAGGAAAGAAACCTCTGGCAAATTCTTTTTCCAAAAATATTGCACACCTCGGACTTAAAGTCAGAAAAAACCAGGAAAAGATTGCGGAGAAAATCAAAGAAGAACTCTCGCAAACTTCCCCCTCTTTTATTGAAGCACCTACAGGCATCGGAAAAACCTATGCTTACCTTCTCCCTTTGCTTGCAGAGGGACGCGAAATCGTTGTTTCAACACCAACAAAAGTATTGCAAAATCAGATGATTCATGGTGTAGCGCCGATTCTTAAAGAAAAGTTTGGGATCAACTTCTCTAAACTTTTAGGAACAAAAAATTATATCTCTTTGGAGAAATTTTCTCGTCTCCTTTTGTCCAATACTGAGGGTAAGAATTTTGAGATTTTCAAGATGAAGATTCTCGTGTGGCTAACCGAAACTTTGACGGGCGAACTGGACGAGTTATCCAGAGTCATGACAAACGAAGACTACTTTGCCCAGATTGCGCATGACGGTTATGTGAACAACAAGCACTTGCATTATGAACAAGACTTTTGGCTGAAAGCACAGCAAACCGCACAAAAGTCTCAGGTTAAAGTTGTAAACCACGCTTACTTAATTGAACGACTGGCCGACTCTCCCGAAACTTTCTTAGAAAATCGCGTTTTAGTGGTTGATGAAGCACAGCAACTCTTTACGATACTTGAAAGAGCAAATCAAAAAGCAGTCAAAATTTCGGAACAACTGGAAACCGTAGACATAGAGTCTTCTCATCTTAATAAGCGTTTGCTAGAGAGCTTGACTTTCCAGCTGAATAATAAAAAACTCGATGGTAAAAAAATCGCCTTAGATGCAAGAGAGCTTGGCCTAAAAGATTTAGCTGAAGTTTTTGAAGAACCAGCAGAAAACTTTATTTGGCGTGATGGGGATATGGTTTATGCTTCAAGTACGGATTTTTATAACTTTGAAAAGCTTGTACCTGAAGGAACAAAAACCTATATGTTGGGAGCTACCTTGTCTTTGACGGAAGCTAACCCCATCTTTCCAGAACTCTTAGGCTTTAAGGATTATCGTTTCTTTAAATTTGACAGTCATCCAGCTGAAAATCAAGAGATTATCATTGTCTCTGATGGCCCGCATGTGAAAAACACAGGTGTGATGCCTTATGCCCACTATGTTGCAGATAAGATATCAGAAGTTGCGGAGTTAGGGCCACAAGTGGTCGTTCTTTTCACCTCAAAAGTTTCGCTCACGTTTGTTGCGGAGCAACTGTCAGCCGCTGGCTGGGATGTTTTGGCACAAGATATTAATGGCAGCCCAGCCCAAATCAAGAAAAAATTTGATAAGGGCGAAGGTCAAATCCTTCTTGGGCTCTCCTCTTTCTGGGAAGGCGTAGACTTTGAAAAGCAAGATCATCTTGTACTGATGATTCCCCGTCTTCCTTTCGCAACGCCCGATGATATCTTGACGAAGAAGTATGCGAAGCGCTTTAACAATCCTTTCTATGATTTCAACGTACCCATGGCCACTCTGAAACTGCAACAAGCTTTAGGACGGGTCAACCGCAGACATAACCAATACTCACAAGTGGTGATACTGGATAATCGCTTGGCTGGGAAGTCCTATGCGAAGAGGATGCGAAAAAACCTTGCACAGTCGGCACCCATTAAGATATTAGAAAACGGCGAATTGGTAAATAAAATCTTAGAGTTTCTACTGTAA
- a CDS encoding universal stress protein — translation MLDNYKKILVGLDGSVESTKAFDKAVATALRNEAELVIANVIDLRAFQSISAYDSVVADDTHKGAENLINDFANEAKAAGVKTVTTRVEFGSPKVMLGQTLPKEENIDLIVLGATGLSYIERIFIGSVADYIIKNAPCDTLVVRK, via the coding sequence ATGCTTGATAATTACAAAAAAATCCTTGTTGGTCTTGACGGTTCTGTCGAATCAACAAAGGCCTTTGACAAGGCTGTTGCCACTGCCCTTCGTAACGAAGCCGAGTTAGTCATCGCTAACGTTATTGATTTGCGTGCCTTCCAATCTATCTCTGCTTACGATTCTGTCGTTGCTGATGATACACACAAAGGTGCCGAAAACCTCATTAATGACTTTGCTAATGAAGCAAAAGCTGCTGGCGTTAAGACAGTAACAACTCGTGTCGAATTTGGGTCACCAAAAGTTATGTTGGGTCAAACACTTCCAAAAGAAGAAAACATTGACCTTATCGTTCTCGGTGCTACTGGTCTAAGCTATATTGAACGTATCTTTATCGGTTCTGTTGCTGATTACATCATTAAAAATGCACCATGTGACACTCTCGTTGTTCGTAAATAA
- a CDS encoding bifunctional lysylphosphatidylglycerol flippase/synthetase MprF, producing MYRLRIFAQNLAIFLSVVIDIGAISAFYLHRSPALREYFSSYGFLPHYILGFALGLLGLLVSLNLYRRVRSAWVITVIVQFVILRLNFISTQNFFSIGSILSLIILVILGVTYRDFSRTIDRNYAKKAIFLGIIPLVLALFNTLLSLSFLRRDYLGNPDVYSIFKQSLHFLFTMDIGQAHFNSHVHGFYIVGLIIITWICVLLALYYILKPLVYYPILSGREKEKAVALVQKYGQNPMAYMTIDGEKSYFFSVTVEGMLAYTVVNNVLVGCGDIVCDPKDAARFMGELVHFSRRNGWKILFMDITETMRSAYEAYGFAMIKIGEDACLKLEDFSLKGKKTAKVRANINHARRLGITVDEYKPNEYRNAEIEEEIQEISEEWFGSKGPELGFMLGGLALENPLGRRYFYSRDASGRMLAFVIFVPYAEGSQTGYMADVTRRRTDVPNGSMELCLLQAFETMRDEGVTWGNLGLCPLANIKDEEDSSKVTTQLFQFIYENMNGVYGFKGLYQAKKKWNPSDWQARYIAYAPKPFSFSYAYAMLKAQNPKGINKLILEKLRTKIEK from the coding sequence TTGTCGGTTGTGATTGATATTGGGGCCATATCAGCCTTTTACTTGCATCGCTCACCGGCCTTGAGAGAATACTTTTCCTCCTATGGTTTCCTGCCACATTACATCCTAGGCTTTGCTCTTGGTTTATTAGGTCTTTTAGTCTCTCTCAATCTTTACAGACGGGTGCGATCGGCGTGGGTTATCACGGTTATCGTTCAGTTTGTAATTTTACGTTTGAACTTTATTTCGACCCAAAACTTTTTTAGTATTGGTTCAATTCTTTCCTTAATAATTCTTGTTATTCTTGGAGTAACTTATCGTGATTTTAGTCGGACCATAGATCGGAATTATGCGAAGAAGGCGATATTTTTAGGAATTATTCCTCTGGTATTAGCTTTGTTCAATACATTATTAAGTTTGAGCTTTTTGAGACGGGATTATTTAGGAAATCCAGACGTCTATTCAATCTTTAAGCAGTCCTTACATTTTCTGTTTACTATGGATATAGGGCAAGCTCATTTTAATTCACATGTGCATGGTTTTTACATTGTTGGCTTGATTATTATTACTTGGATTTGTGTCCTCCTCGCTCTTTATTATATTTTGAAACCACTTGTTTATTATCCGATATTGAGTGGGCGAGAAAAAGAAAAAGCTGTGGCACTTGTCCAAAAATATGGTCAAAACCCAATGGCTTATATGACCATTGATGGTGAGAAATCTTATTTTTTCAGTGTAACAGTGGAAGGGATGCTCGCATATACTGTCGTAAATAATGTTTTGGTCGGCTGTGGGGATATCGTTTGTGACCCTAAGGATGCTGCTCGTTTTATGGGGGAACTGGTACATTTTTCTCGACGCAATGGTTGGAAAATCCTCTTCATGGATATTACGGAGACGATGAGATCTGCTTATGAAGCCTATGGGTTTGCCATGATTAAGATTGGGGAAGATGCTTGCCTAAAATTAGAAGACTTCAGTCTTAAAGGCAAGAAAACCGCTAAGGTACGTGCCAATATCAATCATGCACGTCGCCTCGGAATAACAGTGGATGAATACAAACCGAATGAATATCGCAATGCCGAAATCGAAGAAGAGATTCAAGAGATTTCTGAGGAGTGGTTTGGTTCAAAAGGCCCAGAATTAGGTTTCATGCTTGGGGGCTTAGCTTTGGAAAATCCACTCGGGAGACGATACTTTTATAGTCGAGACGCTTCAGGTAGAATGCTGGCTTTTGTAATTTTTGTACCTTATGCTGAGGGGAGCCAAACAGGTTATATGGCGGATGTGACGCGTCGCCGAACTGACGTACCCAATGGTTCTATGGAACTTTGCCTGTTGCAGGCATTTGAAACCATGCGAGATGAGGGTGTAACATGGGGAAATCTTGGCCTCTGCCCTTTGGCAAATATTAAAGATGAGGAAGACAGCAGCAAGGTTACAACCCAACTCTTCCAGTTTATCTATGAAAATATGAATGGCGTTTACGGCTTCAAAGGCCTTTATCAAGCCAAGAAAAAGTGGAATCCGAGTGACTGGCAGGCACGTTATATAGCTTATGCGCCTAAACCTTTTAGCTTTAGTTATGCTTATGCGATGTTAAAAGCCCAAAATCCAAAAGGAATTAATAAATTAATTTTGGAAAAATTACGCACAAAGATTGAAAAATAA